The Coffea eugenioides isolate CCC68of chromosome 8, Ceug_1.0, whole genome shotgun sequence genome has a segment encoding these proteins:
- the LOC113781723 gene encoding vesicle-associated protein 1-2-like, translating to MSAGELLNIEPLELKFPFELKKQISCSFQLSNKTENHVAFKVKTTNPKKYCVRPNTGIVLPRSTCDVIVTMQAQKEAPADLVCRDKFLLQSTVASPGATPKDITGDMFNKESGNLVEECKLKVVYVSPPQPPSPVAEGSEEGSSPRPLIFENGSFGGSEVSRKFVDTYDRSSEARSLISKLTEEKAAAVQHSKRIRQELELLRHDSNKSRGGVSVVIVIVFGLLGIILGYTLKRT from the exons ATGAGTGCCGGAGAACTTTTAAACATTGAACCATTGGAGCTCAAGTTCCCTT TTGAGCTGAAGAAGCAGATCTCTTGTTCATTTCAATTATCTAATAAGACAGAAAATCATGTCGCATTTAAG GTCAAAACGACGAATCCCAAAAAATATTGTGTTCGACCAAACACGGGGATTGTTTTGCCGAGATCAACTTGTGATGTGATAG TTACAATGCAAGCGCAAAAGGAAGCTCCTGCTGACTTGGTGTGCAGGGACAAATTTCTGCTCCAGAGCACAGTTGCTAGTCCTGGAGCAACACCGAAAGATATAACTGGAGATATG TTCAACAAAGAGAGCGGAAATCTAGTTGAAGAATGCAAACTAAAAGTTGTTTATGTATCCCCTCCACAACCTCCATCACCAGTTGCAGAAGGATCTGAAGAGGGTTCTTCTCCTAGGCCATTGATATTTGAAAATGGGAGTTTTGGTGGTTCTGAG GTCTCGAGAAAGTTTGTGGATACATATGACCGATCCTCAGAG GCAAGATCTCTCATTTCAAAGTTAACTGAGGAAAAAGCTGCTGCAGTCCAACATAGTAAAAGAATTCGTCAAGAATTG GAACTCTTGAGGCATGACAGCAACAAAAGTCGTGGCGGTGTATCTGTAGTTATTGTCATTGTCTTTGGCTTGCTGGGCATCATATTGGGATACACATTGAAAAGGACATAA
- the LOC113780848 gene encoding vesicle-associated protein 1-4-like — translation MEVVEASTRSLDNSSECSLLLVVWSVEPKKQISCCLHLSNLMNGPVVFKVLTTNKTVYVVRPNTGIILPGTTCVTRQAQNKPCTAKQCEDKFKIQSVLVSACADLNHITKNVFDKEEGFSIEEYKLPVVYLSTALPLSPESEQANTLLTDGTHLNSSQGKKMSTMEMPDVIKFPFEANKQISSSLQFSNTTANYVAFKVMTTNPKNYSARPIRGVMVPQSTFSITVTMQAQKAPPNAPSKDKFLIRSAVVSPSTTEKDINWDLMITMEMW, via the exons ATGGAG GTTGTTGAAGCATCTACTCGTAGTCTTGACAATTCCTCTGAG TGCAGTCTTTTATTGGTTGTCTGGTCAGTTGAGCCAAAGAAGCAGATATCTTGCTGTCTTCACTTGTCTAATTTGATGAATGGCCCCGTTGTTTTCAAG GTTTTAACGACCAATAAGACTGTCTATGTTGTCCGCCCAAACACTGGAATTATTTTGCCAGGGACAACATGCG TTACAAGGCAAGCTCAGAATAAGCCCTGCACAGCCAAGCAATGCGAGGACAAATTTAAGATTCAAAGCGTCCTTGTCAGCGCATGTGCAGACTTAAACCACATCACCAAGAATGTG TTTGATAAGGAGGAAGGGTTTTCTATTGAAGAATACAAATTGCCAGTTGTTTACCTGTCCACAGCTCTACCACTTTCGCCGGAGTCTGAGCAAGCCAACACATTGCTAACAGATGGCACACATTTGAATTCTTCTCAG GGTAAAAAGATGAGCACAATGGAGATGCCTGATGTCATCAAATTTCCTT TTGAGGCGAATAAGCAGATTTCCAGTTCTCTCCAATTTTCAAATACGACTGCAAATTATGTTGCTTTCAAG GTCATGACCACAAACCCGAAGAACTACAGTGCTCGACCAATCCGAGGTGTTATGGTTCCTCAATCTACATTTAGTATCACAG TGACAATGCAAGCTCAGAAAGCTCCTCCGAATGCACCAAGCAAGGACAAGTTTCTCATTCGAAGTGCAGTTGTTAGTCCCAGTACCACGGAAAAAGACATCAACTGGGACCTG ATGATAACCATGGAAATGTGGTGA
- the LOC113779288 gene encoding small heat shock protein, chloroplastic-like — protein sequence MASSLAFRRAANVSSPLLMKLIDVGSLRTLAAAPSMVRSFNTNAQMTTYGEGDRSVDVERRPESGVFRRRDSFPSFFSDVFDPFSPTRSVSQLLNLMDRFMEDPFLAARELGPAAVSRRGWDVREDEKALYIKMDMPGLDKENVKVTVEQNTLVIKGEGVKESEEEEHGRRYSSRLDLPPNLYKIEEVKAEMKNGVLKVIVPKVEEEERKDAFQVKVD from the exons ATGGCTTCCTCACTTGCTTTCCGAAGGGCTGCGAATGTTTCTTCACCTCTTCTCATGAAGCTTATCGATGTTGGCTCTCTCCGTACCCTTGCAGCTGCTCCTTCGATGGTGCGTTCTTTCAATACGAATGCTCAGATGACGACTTATGGTGAGGGTGACCGGAGTGTTGACGTCGAACGCCGCCCCGAAAGCGGTGTCTTTCGCCGACGGGACTCTTTCCCCAGCTTCTTTTCAG ATGTGTTTGATCCATTTTCACCGACGAGGAGCGTGAGCCAGTTGCTGAACCTGATGGACAGATTCATGGAAGACCCATTTCTAGCTGCTCGGGAACTTGGGCCAGCGGCGGTGTCGAGGAGGGGCTGGGATGTTAGGGAGGACGAAAAAGCGCTGTACATCAAGATGGACATGCCGGGATTGGACAAGGAAAACGTGAAGGTCACAGTAGAGCAGAACACTCTGGTAATTAAAGGAGAAGGCGTGAAAGAGTCGGAGGAGGAGGAACATGGAAGGAGGTACTCGAGCAGGCTTGATTTGCCGCCTAATCTGTACAAGATTGAGGAGGTCAAGGCTGAGATGAAGAATGGAGTGTTGAAGGTAATCGTCCCCAAAGTGGAGGAGGAAGAGAGGAAAGATGCGTTCCAAGTTAAGGTTGATTAA